From one Cryomorphaceae bacterium 1068 genomic stretch:
- a CDS encoding DUF5367 family protein has translation MEDPEQQANAVLFISVPLLVWFGGKHYFKTGLNTQGYLVGLGFFLTSMTLDALITVPVLIIPSGGSYYQFFADIGFWLIGLEFLIVTMLCKRVQVISKNNTNTNYKTQTS, from the coding sequence TTGGAAGATCCTGAACAGCAAGCAAACGCTGTGCTATTTATCTCTGTGCCTTTATTGGTATGGTTCGGGGGCAAGCATTACTTCAAAACTGGATTAAACACTCAAGGATATCTTGTAGGTCTCGGTTTTTTCTTGACATCGATGACTTTAGATGCCTTGATCACAGTCCCTGTCCTCATCATTCCAAGCGGAGGGTCTTATTATCAGTTTTTTGCTGATATCGGATTCTGGCTTATCGGACTTGAGTTTCTGATTGTCACTATGCTTTGCAAGAGAGTTCAAGTAATATCAAAGAATAATACTAACACAAATTATAAAACACAAACATCATGA
- a CDS encoding helix-turn-helix domain-containing protein, translating into MINQKSIAVLPFENLSSNKENEYLADGITEEIINALSKVDGLKVTARASSFRYRDKKPDVRIIGNELAVNTVLDGSLRRVGNRVRISAQLIRTDNGFHIWSENFDREIDDIFLLQDEISILIAEKIRENYGHLEIAKHLAGAPTENIEAYELYLKGRFNHLKWDWEGLQNGIKYYEESIAKDPGFALPLFGLAFCYSMIGSWGKRPELFDLAQDYITTGFAIDKESDLGHFAKATLEFWGRWNFIEGEKSYRKAIALNHTNSEAMEGLAELYIAIGYFDLAEELTAQALKTNPLSANHLFTMGNIHYEQGEIEKGLSYFNSSLRIDPNFAHSISYKSLCLIGLKSFDKLKLHVDAYPEQEDRQQCILLGKLQEGGNGELKEETNRLAAITEDVGLVGWRLYLLAQNGEKEEALNLLEAVIGRKEGQYINFTHLPLLEPIRSMQRFQQLAAATFAQSKLPVKAGITVDKSQSKKALLEQSEIEAVDEQLKVLMSEDKIYLNPTLSLRELAEAIELNANRLSWFLNDRLGKNFSEFINEKRVSEFKERAVTNDWSHLSILGLAYECGFNSKSVFNDYFKKSMGQTPSQWVKANKN; encoded by the coding sequence GTGATCAATCAAAAGTCCATAGCAGTCCTTCCTTTCGAGAACTTGAGTTCTAATAAGGAAAACGAATACCTCGCCGATGGTATCACCGAAGAGATCATCAATGCCTTGAGTAAAGTTGATGGATTAAAGGTCACCGCTCGTGCTTCATCTTTTCGTTATCGAGACAAAAAGCCGGATGTCCGTATTATTGGCAACGAGCTCGCTGTCAACACTGTTTTAGACGGAAGCCTTCGAAGGGTAGGGAATAGAGTGAGAATTAGCGCTCAGCTTATCCGAACGGATAATGGATTTCACATTTGGTCGGAGAATTTTGACCGTGAGATCGACGACATCTTCTTGCTTCAAGACGAGATCAGCATCCTAATAGCTGAGAAGATTAGAGAAAACTACGGTCACTTAGAAATAGCCAAGCATCTGGCAGGTGCCCCGACGGAAAACATAGAGGCCTACGAGCTGTATCTTAAAGGAAGGTTCAACCATTTGAAATGGGATTGGGAAGGGCTACAAAATGGCATCAAGTATTACGAAGAGAGCATTGCTAAAGACCCTGGATTTGCCCTACCGCTTTTCGGCTTGGCGTTTTGTTATTCAATGATAGGTTCTTGGGGCAAACGTCCTGAATTATTCGATCTGGCTCAAGATTACATTACCACAGGTTTTGCGATAGACAAAGAATCAGATCTTGGCCATTTCGCCAAAGCTACTTTGGAGTTTTGGGGAAGGTGGAACTTTATTGAAGGTGAGAAGTCTTACCGAAAGGCCATTGCCCTTAACCATACCAACTCTGAGGCTATGGAAGGATTGGCAGAGCTCTACATTGCGATTGGCTATTTTGATCTGGCTGAAGAGCTTACCGCACAGGCTTTAAAGACCAATCCACTTTCGGCCAATCACCTCTTCACCATGGGGAATATTCACTACGAGCAAGGCGAAATCGAGAAAGGACTTTCGTATTTCAATTCGAGCTTGAGGATAGATCCGAATTTCGCCCACTCTATTTCCTATAAATCTTTGTGCCTTATTGGCTTGAAATCATTTGATAAGCTAAAGCTCCATGTGGATGCCTATCCTGAACAAGAAGACAGGCAGCAATGCATTCTTTTGGGTAAACTTCAAGAAGGTGGAAATGGTGAACTCAAAGAAGAGACAAATCGCCTCGCAGCAATCACCGAAGATGTAGGTTTGGTTGGTTGGAGGCTTTACTTGTTGGCGCAAAATGGAGAGAAGGAAGAGGCATTAAATTTACTTGAAGCGGTTATCGGAAGGAAAGAGGGACAGTACATCAACTTTACTCATTTACCACTCTTGGAACCGATTCGATCCATGCAGCGTTTTCAGCAATTGGCAGCAGCCACTTTTGCTCAGTCGAAATTGCCTGTTAAGGCGGGAATAACAGTGGACAAGAGTCAATCAAAAAAGGCCTTACTCGAACAATCGGAAATTGAAGCGGTCGACGAGCAGCTCAAGGTGTTGATGTCTGAAGACAAAATCTATCTTAATCCGACTTTGTCGCTTAGAGAATTGGCCGAGGCGATAGAGCTTAATGCCAATAGGCTCTCGTGGTTTTTGAACGACCGACTTGGAAAGAATTTCAGTGAATTTATCAATGAAAAGCGTGTTTCTGAATTCAAAGAACGGGCCGTCACAAACGATTGGAGTCATTTATCGATACTCGGCTTGGCCTATGAATGCGGTTTTAATTCTAAGTCGGTTTTTAATGACTACTTCAAAAAATCTATGGGTCAAACCCCAAGCCAATGGGTGAAGGCGAATAAGAACTAG
- a CDS encoding carboxymuconolactone decarboxylase family protein, which translates to MAFFSYLDENSDITDITFNDRKRLGPLDKASEEIMRGSSEFTEPEREVMAAYVSGLNACSFCLGSHTAVAAQFGVEDGVIEALIEDIETAPIPRKLKPIFHYLRKLTLEPAKIWEGDVDLVKDAGWSEEALHQAILIGCLFNFYNRLLDGHGVKGNKNIYQFAGKHLHKNGYSVPWFIGSIKGFVKRSKMKKLEELEMES; encoded by the coding sequence ATGGCATTTTTCAGCTACCTGGATGAAAATTCAGACATCACAGACATCACATTTAACGACCGAAAAAGACTAGGTCCTCTAGACAAAGCTTCCGAAGAAATCATGCGAGGGTCTTCAGAATTTACAGAACCTGAGAGGGAAGTAATGGCCGCATATGTTTCAGGACTTAACGCTTGCTCGTTTTGCCTCGGCTCTCACACAGCTGTCGCGGCGCAGTTTGGTGTGGAAGACGGAGTAATTGAAGCGCTGATTGAAGACATTGAGACAGCACCTATTCCACGAAAGCTCAAACCCATCTTTCATTATCTGAGAAAACTAACCCTCGAACCTGCTAAAATTTGGGAAGGCGATGTAGATCTGGTAAAGGATGCAGGCTGGAGCGAAGAGGCCTTGCATCAAGCCATCTTAATTGGTTGTCTATTCAATTTTTACAACCGCCTTCTAGATGGGCATGGAGTAAAGGGTAACAAGAACATCTACCAATTTGCGGGTAAGCACCTACATAAGAATGGCTATTCCGTGCCTTGGTTTATTGGCTCCATCAAAGGTTTTGTGAAAAGAAGCAAGATGAAAAAGCTCGAAGAGCTAGAAATGGAATCATAA
- a CDS encoding AraC family transcriptional regulator ligand-binding domain-containing protein gives MNYVSVHLYRKMLDCAIAEGIPREDFKDLPTPIDAIDQIQAIPADEFFAFHELMDQKLGPGFSVRVGQQMKIDDYGVLGLSWRTCSWVGEIFERSKRYFNLLSNTFFWRIEEIGGISRVHLDRELYRPGEGLSTEASLSATVVVMQQTSEKDIRPVEVSFRHKAPANLDSHNEAFQCKLLFEKDQYYIAYKTEDLKLRTARADEQINHYLLQRIDEETNSITISSSKIIPKIEELIRQALPSGIPSMDFLCEHLSMSRRTLTRRLSDNGVTFRDLIRNTQESIAKELLAKPEFNIGYIAFETGFSEQSAFNRAFKRWTGKSPLEFRKSS, from the coding sequence ATGAATTACGTCTCCGTCCACCTATACCGCAAAATGCTCGACTGTGCCATTGCAGAAGGAATTCCCAGAGAGGATTTTAAGGACTTGCCGACACCTATTGATGCCATTGATCAAATTCAAGCGATTCCTGCCGATGAGTTTTTTGCCTTCCATGAACTCATGGATCAAAAGCTTGGGCCTGGTTTTTCGGTGAGAGTGGGTCAGCAGATGAAAATTGACGATTACGGAGTATTGGGACTATCCTGGCGCACCTGCTCATGGGTAGGTGAGATTTTTGAGCGAAGTAAGCGGTATTTCAATTTGCTCTCAAACACATTTTTCTGGAGGATAGAGGAAATAGGCGGAATATCTCGAGTACATTTGGATAGAGAACTCTACAGGCCTGGAGAAGGCCTGTCCACAGAGGCGAGCCTTTCAGCAACGGTCGTGGTAATGCAACAGACCTCAGAGAAAGACATACGACCCGTTGAGGTCTCCTTCAGGCACAAGGCGCCTGCCAATTTGGATAGTCACAATGAGGCATTTCAGTGCAAACTACTCTTTGAAAAGGATCAGTATTACATTGCATACAAAACGGAAGACCTGAAGCTGCGAACGGCAAGAGCAGATGAACAAATCAATCATTATCTCCTTCAGCGAATTGATGAGGAGACGAATAGCATTACCATCAGTTCAAGTAAAATCATCCCAAAGATTGAAGAGCTTATTCGTCAAGCGCTACCGAGTGGTATTCCGAGCATGGATTTCCTCTGTGAACACTTGAGCATGAGCAGGCGAACGCTTACCCGTCGCCTCAGTGATAACGGCGTTACCTTTCGCGACTTAATTCGGAATACCCAAGAATCAATCGCCAAAGAATTACTTGCCAAGCCAGAATTCAATATCGGTTATATCGCTTTCGAAACTGGATTCTCTGAGCAAAGTGCTTTCAACCGTGCGTTCAAACGCTGGACTGGAAAATCACCGCTAGAATTCCGAAAAAGTAGCTAA
- a CDS encoding NmrA family NAD(P)-binding protein, translated as MKNNIAVIGGNGKTGRRVVQNLENLNQNVFVPSRKGSIKFDWEDRSTYATALAGMDRAYIVYYPDLAVPGAKEDIKAFTDAALEAGLEKVVLLSGKGEIEAERCEEIVAQSGLNYTLVRASWFNQNFTESFLLDPLLAGHVALPMPEAEIPFVDAQDIADVVTKVLLDDSYNGKRFEVTGPRKLRFREVVEEIAKATGRVINYEPISKEAYKEGMKNAGLPDGFVWLFGYLFQEVLGNAENQTISADIESVLGREARDFRDFAEEMAQSGIWNQEVAQSM; from the coding sequence ATGAAAAATAACATCGCAGTAATCGGAGGAAACGGAAAAACAGGACGCCGTGTGGTGCAAAATCTCGAAAACCTGAATCAAAATGTATTCGTTCCATCCAGAAAGGGAAGTATCAAGTTTGATTGGGAAGATCGTTCTACTTATGCAACTGCTCTGGCAGGAATGGACCGAGCTTACATCGTGTATTATCCCGATTTGGCCGTTCCCGGAGCGAAAGAAGACATCAAAGCATTTACAGACGCCGCTCTTGAAGCTGGTTTGGAAAAGGTAGTTCTCCTATCGGGAAAAGGGGAGATCGAAGCAGAGCGTTGCGAAGAAATTGTCGCTCAATCAGGATTGAATTACACGTTGGTTCGCGCTTCTTGGTTTAACCAAAATTTCACGGAGAGCTTTTTGCTCGATCCCTTGTTGGCAGGACATGTTGCCTTGCCCATGCCAGAAGCGGAAATTCCCTTTGTAGATGCTCAAGACATTGCGGATGTAGTGACTAAAGTACTTCTGGATGATTCTTACAACGGAAAGAGGTTTGAGGTTACAGGCCCTCGAAAGCTACGCTTCAGAGAGGTAGTGGAAGAAATAGCCAAGGCAACGGGGAGAGTAATTAATTACGAACCGATCTCAAAAGAAGCATACAAGGAAGGAATGAAGAACGCAGGTTTGCCTGATGGCTTTGTTTGGCTTTTCGGGTACCTATTTCAAGAAGTACTTGGAAATGCAGAGAACCAAACGATTTCTGCTGACATCGAGAGTGTGCTTGGCAGAGAAGCCCGTGACTTCAGAGATTTTGCCGAAGAGATGGCTCAGTCAGGAATTTGGAATCAAGAAGTAGCTCAATCGATGTGA
- a CDS encoding DUF1772 domain-containing protein, whose product MEISIKSFVLFGAVVLTGLSAGFFYAWQVSVIQGTLLVKDSVYLETMQSINRAILNPWFFAVFFGSLIFLSIGSIYQFNTNKWVFGLILSASILYLIGTFGITAAGNVPLNDELDALNLSEITSNKMAEFRSYYETKWNRLHLQRTVFSVLSFVLAVLALFIEFKK is encoded by the coding sequence ATGGAAATCTCAATCAAATCATTCGTCCTATTCGGAGCTGTTGTGCTCACGGGACTATCGGCAGGCTTCTTTTATGCCTGGCAGGTATCCGTCATCCAAGGAACCCTTTTGGTAAAAGACTCGGTTTATCTCGAAACCATGCAATCAATCAACAGAGCCATCCTCAATCCTTGGTTCTTCGCGGTCTTTTTCGGTAGCCTCATCTTCTTGAGCATCGGAAGCATTTATCAGTTCAACACCAATAAGTGGGTGTTTGGATTGATCTTGTCTGCTTCAATACTCTACTTGATCGGTACTTTCGGAATAACCGCGGCTGGCAATGTGCCTTTGAACGACGAGTTGGATGCACTCAATCTTTCTGAAATCACATCAAACAAGATGGCGGAATTCAGATCCTACTACGAAACGAAATGGAACCGCCTTCACCTGCAGCGAACGGTATTCTCGGTTCTGTCTTTCGTTCTCGCAGTCCTTGCTCTTTTTATAGAATTCAAAAAGTAA
- a CDS encoding SDR family oxidoreductase, which yields MTYKNQNTKKIVLAGATGYLGQHLVEKLKERSLPFSAIARNPGKLYDLGLSPHEIITAQVTEPLSLMGQLEGAHTVISTVGITRQKDGLTYMDVDYAANVNLLREAVKAGVKKFVYVSVLNGQFHRDLKILRAKEKFVDALKASGIEYIIIRPNGFFSDMGDFLEMAKGGRVYLFGDGNRKVNPIHGSDLANVIIDELYQSNTEIEVGGPDILTHNEIAELALTLFAKRKRVTHFPNWLRNAVIWLLRKLSSEKFYGPYEFFLTMMSDDQVAPRYGVRRLRAHFIEEADRIMKS from the coding sequence ATGACATATAAAAATCAAAACACAAAAAAAATTGTTCTCGCAGGTGCCACCGGTTATTTAGGGCAGCATCTTGTTGAAAAGCTAAAAGAGCGTTCGCTGCCATTCTCTGCTATTGCGCGCAATCCGGGTAAGCTCTACGATCTAGGTTTAAGCCCCCATGAAATCATCACAGCCCAAGTCACCGAGCCATTAAGTCTAATGGGGCAATTGGAAGGCGCTCATACAGTCATCTCCACTGTTGGAATCACCCGACAGAAAGACGGCCTCACCTACATGGATGTCGATTATGCTGCCAATGTAAATCTACTCAGAGAAGCTGTAAAAGCGGGTGTGAAGAAATTCGTTTATGTCTCTGTTCTAAACGGTCAATTTCATCGGGATCTCAAAATTCTAAGGGCCAAGGAGAAGTTTGTAGACGCGCTCAAAGCTTCAGGAATAGAGTACATAATTATTCGCCCGAATGGATTCTTTTCAGATATGGGCGACTTTTTGGAAATGGCCAAAGGCGGGAGAGTTTACCTCTTCGGAGATGGCAATAGGAAAGTCAATCCAATTCACGGATCAGATTTGGCCAATGTCATTATCGATGAACTCTACCAATCAAATACCGAGATAGAGGTAGGTGGCCCCGATATTTTGACTCACAACGAAATCGCTGAATTGGCCTTGACCCTTTTCGCAAAACGAAAGCGAGTTACTCACTTTCCCAATTGGCTGAGGAATGCTGTAATCTGGCTACTCCGAAAGCTATCCTCCGAGAAATTTTATGGACCATATGAGTTCTTTCTCACCATGATGTCTGATGATCAAGTGGCACCTCGTTACGGAGTAAGGCGGCTGCGTGCCCATTTCATCGAAGAAGCCGATCGAATTATGAAGTCCTGA
- a CDS encoding cupredoxin domain-containing protein: MKKYITFTLAFVALIFTSQAFAQKAETVKLTQVEGAFEETELMLEAGTYVFEVANDGVDHEVGFVIVPKGKTEMSDHIKEAYVQKMIADGQTSTSKEVTLAAGEYEYFCPMNPTPHYTLVVK; this comes from the coding sequence ATGAAAAAGTACATCACATTTACACTCGCATTTGTCGCACTGATTTTCACCTCTCAAGCATTTGCCCAAAAGGCAGAAACGGTAAAGCTAACCCAAGTAGAAGGTGCCTTTGAAGAAACGGAACTTATGCTGGAAGCAGGCACTTACGTTTTTGAAGTCGCCAATGATGGGGTAGATCACGAAGTAGGTTTCGTTATCGTACCGAAAGGAAAAACAGAAATGAGCGATCACATTAAGGAGGCGTATGTTCAAAAGATGATTGCCGATGGACAGACTTCTACTTCAAAAGAAGTAACCCTCGCAGCAGGAGAGTACGAATACTTTTGCCCAATGAACCCAACGCCGCACTACACCTTAGTAGTAAAGTGA